In Paraflavitalea devenefica, the following are encoded in one genomic region:
- a CDS encoding lysylphosphatidylglycerol synthase domain-containing protein: MIGPLVFCLLAGSIYHQLQRQPNWKGSFLHIQQAFTGPGIWKLWLAVILMLVNWGIEARKWQVVIRRIQPISLVQSLKAIFTGTTMAFFTPNRIGEYVGRILYIEENKRIQAISLTIVCSIAQLLVTLFAGLGGLLYMKGVIAQKQPGDGSLVFWINTLLYITAAGALVLTLFYFRLAWLVRWIEKIPKIERFVRHIRVLDSFNATILLRILSLSVARYFVFIGQYYLLFAVFDVSLTPGQVLASIGVVFLVLAVVPTIAVITELGVRWKASIEVVQFFSTNTWGVLATSLSVWIINLVIPALIGSLLILGIRIFRNK, from the coding sequence GTGATCGGCCCGTTGGTGTTCTGCCTCCTGGCGGGGTCCATTTACCATCAATTGCAACGCCAGCCCAATTGGAAGGGATCATTTTTGCACATTCAGCAGGCTTTTACCGGACCAGGAATATGGAAATTATGGCTTGCAGTGATCTTAATGCTGGTAAACTGGGGCATTGAAGCCCGCAAATGGCAGGTGGTCATCCGGCGGATACAGCCTATTTCCCTGGTACAGTCGCTAAAAGCCATCTTTACCGGTACTACCATGGCTTTCTTTACACCCAACCGCATCGGGGAATATGTAGGCCGCATACTGTACATCGAAGAAAATAAGCGTATCCAGGCTATTTCACTCACCATTGTGTGCAGTATTGCGCAGTTGCTGGTGACCCTTTTTGCCGGATTGGGAGGATTGCTATACATGAAAGGGGTAATTGCCCAAAAACAGCCGGGCGATGGGTCCCTGGTATTCTGGATCAATACCCTCCTGTACATTACCGCAGCGGGTGCGCTCGTTTTAACATTATTTTATTTTCGATTAGCGTGGCTGGTGAGGTGGATCGAAAAAATACCAAAGATCGAGCGGTTTGTACGGCATATCCGTGTTTTAGATTCCTTTAACGCAACTATCCTGCTGCGCATCTTGTCTTTATCTGTAGCCCGGTATTTCGTATTCATCGGGCAATACTATTTGCTCTTTGCGGTTTTTGATGTATCCTTAACCCCCGGACAGGTATTGGCCTCCATAGGGGTGGTCTTCCTGGTGCTGGCCGTGGTACCCACCATCGCGGTCATTACCGAACTGGGTGTACGTTGGAAGGCCAGCATTGAAGTGGTACAGTTTTTTAGTACCAATACATGGGGGGTATTAGCCACTTCGTTGTCTGTATGGATTATCAATTTGGTAATACCTGCATTGATAGGGAGTTTGCTAATTTTAGGAATCCGTATCTTCAGGAACAAATAA
- a CDS encoding MFS transporter — protein sequence MQTASKKVINGWAMYDWANSVYNLVITTTFFPAYYAFVTSTKNFPDGVPFLGRHFVNTALKDYVLAFGFLLIALLSPILSSMADYRGSKKNFMRFFCYMGALSCSIMFFFDKDNVTLGLLCFMFAGIGFYGSQVFYNSYLPEIAAEQDRDRVSAKGYSFGYVGSVLMQLVGFGLVLAIPDSPLPLKLTFLLVGVWWIAFAQITFKALPESNKSERKARKNVLANGFHELQIVWKQIKAMPVLRNFLAAFFLYSMGVQTVMLIAIDFGIKILHLEDTKLIITAVIIQLVAIIGAIGMSRLSVRYGNIRVLIATVVLWIGVCLTAYFITTEIHFYILAALVGLVMGGIQSMSRSTYAKLMPETKDTASFFSFYDVTEKLAIVIGLFSFGIIEDFTEHHGGMRNSVLILVVFFVLGLLMLFYTAHKQRKAQIRL from the coding sequence ATGCAAACAGCTTCCAAAAAGGTGATCAACGGATGGGCCATGTATGACTGGGCCAATTCGGTGTACAACCTGGTTATTACGACGACTTTCTTCCCTGCCTATTATGCCTTTGTTACTTCGACTAAAAACTTTCCGGATGGTGTGCCATTCCTGGGAAGGCATTTTGTCAATACAGCACTGAAAGATTATGTCCTTGCTTTCGGCTTTTTATTGATTGCATTGCTTTCTCCCATTCTTTCATCAATGGCGGATTACCGGGGCAGTAAAAAGAATTTCATGCGCTTTTTCTGTTATATGGGTGCATTGAGCTGCTCAATTATGTTCTTTTTCGATAAGGACAATGTAACGCTGGGGTTACTATGCTTTATGTTTGCCGGCATTGGTTTTTATGGCAGCCAGGTATTTTATAACTCCTATTTACCGGAAATAGCTGCCGAGCAAGACAGGGACCGGGTGAGCGCCAAGGGATATTCTTTTGGATATGTTGGCAGTGTATTGATGCAGCTTGTCGGCTTTGGGCTTGTATTGGCCATACCAGATAGTCCATTACCGCTTAAACTTACTTTCTTACTTGTAGGCGTCTGGTGGATCGCGTTTGCCCAGATCACTTTTAAAGCACTGCCGGAGAGTAATAAATCTGAGCGAAAGGCAAGAAAGAATGTATTGGCAAATGGTTTTCATGAATTGCAGATCGTCTGGAAACAGATCAAAGCAATGCCGGTACTTCGCAATTTCCTGGCTGCCTTTTTCCTGTATAGTATGGGTGTACAAACAGTGATGCTGATAGCTATAGATTTTGGCATTAAAATATTACACCTGGAAGACACAAAACTGATCATTACAGCAGTGATCATACAGTTGGTGGCAATCATAGGCGCTATAGGCATGTCGCGTCTGTCTGTCCGGTATGGTAATATAAGGGTGCTGATCGCAACAGTGGTATTATGGATAGGAGTATGCCTGACGGCTTATTTCATTACTACCGAGATTCATTTTTATATACTGGCTGCACTAGTAGGCCTGGTAATGGGTGGTATACAATCCATGAGCCGCTCTACCTACGCCAAACTGATGCCTGAAACCAAGGATACGGCATCCTTCTTTAGCTTTTATGATGTGACGGAAAAGCTGGCTATTGTGATCGGGCTGTTCAGCTTTGGTATTATTGAAGACTTTACAGAACATCATGGTGGCATGCGGAACTCCGTATTGATCCTGGTTGTATTTTTTGTGTTGGGACTGTTAATGCTTTTCTATACTGCCCACAAGCAAAGAAAGGCGCAGATCCGGTTATAA
- the greA gene encoding transcription elongation factor GreA: protein MSSVLYVSKETLEQMREELLRMRTVDRPAAARAIAEAREKGDLKENAEYDAAKEAQGILEAKIKKLEGDLASARILEADNVDTSKVSILTKVTLKNLTTKKELTYQIVSEKEADLKLGKISITSPIGKGLLGKTVGEVAEVQVPAGVVKFKIENITV, encoded by the coding sequence ATGAGCAGTGTTTTGTATGTAAGTAAAGAAACACTTGAGCAAATGAGAGAAGAATTATTACGTATGCGCACGGTAGACAGACCCGCTGCTGCCCGGGCCATTGCTGAAGCACGCGAAAAAGGCGACTTAAAGGAAAATGCAGAGTATGATGCTGCCAAGGAAGCACAGGGCATTCTCGAAGCAAAGATCAAAAAGCTGGAAGGTGACCTGGCCAGCGCCCGTATACTGGAAGCTGATAACGTAGATACCAGTAAAGTATCTATCCTCACCAAGGTCACGCTCAAGAACCTGACTACCAAAAAGGAGCTCACCTACCAGATCGTTTCAGAAAAAGAAGCCGATCTTAAGCTGGGTAAAATATCCATCACCTCGCCCATTGGCAAAGGATTGCTGGGTAAAACAGTGGGGGAAGTAGCCGAAGTGCAGGTCCCCGCGGGAGTGGTCAAATTCAAGATAGAAAACATCACCGTATAG
- the ruvC gene encoding crossover junction endodeoxyribonuclease RuvC, whose protein sequence is MQHSPKIILGIDPGTLMMGYSIIAASTRQITVLEMDVLRLSSKKDHYERLQLIHQKITELIVTFKPQYFAIEAPFFGKNVQSMLKLGRAQGVAIAAAMGAGLTVYEYSPKKVKQSITGNGNADKDQVWKMLQRILPLQDTVIAHHDISDALAVAVCHHYQERMIKTDAGNKVKGWEAFVKANPGRVKTK, encoded by the coding sequence TTGCAACACTCGCCAAAAATAATTCTTGGTATTGACCCCGGCACCCTGATGATGGGGTACAGTATTATTGCCGCCTCTACCCGCCAGATCACGGTATTAGAGATGGATGTACTGCGATTGAGCAGTAAGAAAGACCATTATGAACGGTTGCAGTTGATCCACCAGAAGATCACGGAGCTGATCGTGACCTTTAAACCGCAATATTTTGCCATTGAGGCGCCCTTTTTCGGAAAGAACGTACAAAGTATGCTGAAGCTGGGGCGGGCCCAGGGCGTGGCGATTGCTGCGGCTATGGGAGCAGGTTTAACCGTATATGAGTACTCGCCGAAGAAGGTAAAGCAATCCATTACCGGTAACGGTAATGCCGATAAGGACCAGGTATGGAAGATGCTGCAAAGGATCCTCCCCTTACAGGATACGGTGATTGCCCACCATGATATTTCCGACGCACTGGCCGTAGCCGTATGCCACCATTACCAGGAGCGGATGATAAAGACAGATGCAGGCAATAAGGTGAAGGGATGGGAGGCTTTCGTTAAGGCCAATCCGGGAAGAGTGAAGACGAAGTAG
- a CDS encoding MBL fold metallo-hydrolase: MKLYTIHTGNFKLDGGAMFGVVPKSIWNKLNPADENNLCSWAMRCLLIEEGNRLILVDNGIGNKQDAKFMGHYYLHGDDSLDASLHKLGIDRNDITDVFLTHLHFDHCGGSIVREGDQLVPAFKNAVYWSNLKHWEWATQPNEREKASFLKENILPIEQSGQLKFVEPTNGISFTEHISIRFVNGHTDAMMLPQILYKDRTLVFMADLLPSTGHIPLPYVMAYDMFPLTTLLEKKQFLQEALENDYILFFEHDPVNECCTLQGTERGIRQKEVFRLAEI; encoded by the coding sequence ATGAAGTTATACACGATCCATACCGGCAATTTTAAGCTGGACGGCGGCGCGATGTTTGGCGTGGTGCCCAAGAGCATCTGGAACAAACTGAACCCGGCAGATGAAAACAATCTATGCAGTTGGGCCATGCGCTGTCTGCTGATCGAGGAAGGCAACCGGCTGATACTGGTAGACAATGGCATCGGTAATAAACAGGATGCCAAATTCATGGGACATTATTACCTGCATGGCGATGATTCGCTGGATGCATCCCTCCATAAGCTGGGCATTGACCGGAACGATATAACAGATGTATTCCTTACCCACCTGCATTTTGATCATTGCGGCGGCAGTATTGTACGGGAAGGAGATCAACTGGTACCTGCTTTTAAGAATGCTGTATACTGGAGTAACCTGAAACACTGGGAATGGGCTACCCAACCCAATGAACGGGAGAAAGCTTCATTCCTGAAAGAAAATATATTACCGATAGAACAGAGCGGGCAGTTAAAGTTTGTAGAGCCTACCAACGGCATTTCTTTTACTGAGCATATTTCCATCCGTTTTGTGAACGGGCATACCGATGCGATGATGCTGCCGCAGATCCTTTATAAGGACCGTACGCTCGTTTTTATGGCCGACCTGCTGCCTTCTACCGGACATATCCCCCTGCCCTATGTAATGGCCTATGATATGTTTCCCCTGACCACGCTACTGGAAAAGAAACAATTCCTGCAGGAAGCGCTGGAGAATGATTATATCCTCTTTTTTGAACATGATCCGGTCAACGAATGCTGTACCCTTCAAGGGACAGAAAGGGGTATACGGCAGAAAGAAGTGTTCAGGCTGGCGGAGATCTGA
- a CDS encoding HIT family protein has product MTIFSKIIAGEIPSYKIAENDKFFAFLDIFPLVEGHVLVVPKVEVDKFFDMPDQYLAEILTFARPIAHAIESVFPCNRCGISVVGLEVPHAHLHLIPINSADDLNFTRGKLKLSPDQLKAIQQKIVSKL; this is encoded by the coding sequence ATGACCATTTTTTCAAAGATCATTGCCGGAGAAATACCTTCTTATAAAATTGCAGAAAACGATAAATTCTTTGCTTTTCTCGACATCTTTCCGCTGGTGGAAGGCCATGTGCTGGTAGTACCGAAAGTGGAGGTAGATAAGTTTTTTGACATGCCCGATCAATACCTGGCTGAGATACTCACCTTTGCCCGGCCCATTGCGCATGCCATTGAAAGCGTTTTCCCCTGCAACCGTTGTGGTATCTCTGTAGTAGGGCTGGAAGTTCCTCATGCGCACCTGCACCTCATACCCATTAACAGCGCCGATGACCTCAACTTTACCCGGGGCAAACTAAAACTGTCCCCCGACCAGCTAAAAGCCATACAGCAAAAGATCGTATCAAAACTCTGA
- a CDS encoding DUF3108 domain-containing protein: MKLYRPLAFFLLVVISFPLRAGNGSGDGFCDIRNTAYQASEILTYKVFYTVIGAYFGAGEATFRSNIENLNNKPVYHITGEGKTYSFYDGVFKVRDKYETYIDTATFQPYRFIRNVNEGSYKKYETVTFNKTTNTAITNDGVFKTPECVQDVLSAIYYARNIDFSKYKPNDKITFSLFLDKEVFEMYIRYLGKETVKTKYGKFRAIKFKPLLIKGTIFEGGEKMTVWVSDDKNHVPLRVESPISVGSVKVDLISQRNLRHDFTSLIELR, translated from the coding sequence ATGAAACTCTACCGACCTTTGGCTTTCTTTCTGCTCGTGGTGATCAGTTTCCCGCTCCGGGCAGGTAACGGTTCAGGCGATGGCTTTTGCGACATCCGTAACACTGCTTACCAGGCCAGCGAAATATTGACCTATAAAGTCTTTTATACCGTTATAGGCGCTTATTTCGGGGCGGGTGAAGCCACCTTCAGGTCTAACATTGAAAACCTCAACAATAAGCCGGTATACCACATAACAGGAGAGGGTAAAACCTATAGTTTTTATGATGGGGTCTTCAAAGTGCGGGATAAATATGAAACCTATATCGATACGGCTACCTTCCAGCCTTACCGTTTTATACGCAACGTAAACGAAGGCAGCTATAAGAAATACGAGACCGTTACCTTCAATAAAACCACCAATACGGCCATTACCAATGATGGTGTGTTCAAAACGCCGGAATGTGTGCAGGATGTATTAAGCGCCATCTATTATGCACGCAACATTGACTTCAGCAAATACAAGCCCAACGATAAGATCACCTTCTCTTTATTCCTCGATAAAGAAGTCTTTGAAATGTACATCCGTTACCTGGGCAAGGAAACAGTCAAGACCAAATACGGAAAATTCAGGGCCATCAAATTCAAGCCCCTGCTCATCAAGGGCACCATCTTTGAAGGAGGTGAGAAAATGACCGTATGGGTAAGTGATGACAAAAACCACGTACCACTGCGGGTGGAAAGCCCCATCTCTGTAGGTAGTGTGAAAGTAGACCTCATCAGCCAGCGCAATCTTCGCCACGACTTTACATCACTGATCGAGTTACGGTAA